One Manduca sexta isolate Smith_Timp_Sample1 chromosome 28, JHU_Msex_v1.0, whole genome shotgun sequence DNA window includes the following coding sequences:
- the LOC115445111 gene encoding uncharacterized protein LOC115445111, which translates to MYLISATICTALCMASVSAFDLGPLNTTVEIGKFNNPSPEHVTASKNLIVLLEYLRRLMPVGIIHIVPPMEPYVRESLPPAKFDNPISQLKGLVELSNLVVSGANKFTIHDIRVQMESAIVEFNIAVPKVVADIDYMTTNFIYDDVYVFNASGHVHITLENLHVDGALCAAVLLRDGKASPSYSIAGLNVMNSADNVQTDEDVSHLPASIIDEIKDVLFVSVAEAAIEDMDHILDYFSQAQVLKFLDNDVTPLES; encoded by the exons ATGTATCTCATATCCGCAACTATATGCACTGCCCTTTGCATGGCATCAG tgtcagCATTTGATTTGGGTCCTCTCAATACCACTGTTGAAATTGGAAAATTCAATAACCCATCACCTGAGCATGTGACAGCATCCAAAAACTTGATAGTATTACTTGAATATTTACGAAGACTAATGCCGGTTGGTATAATCCATATCGTGCCTCCTATGGAACCTTATGTACGAGAATCGTTACCTCCAGCTAAATTTGATAATCCCATTTCACAGCTAAA AGGTTTAGTGGAGTTATCGAACCTGGTGGTTTCTGGAGCTAACAAGTTTACTATTCACGACATCAGAGTACAAATGGAAAGCGCAATAGTGGAATTTAATATAGCTGTCCCTAAAGTGGTTGCAGATA TTGATTATATGACCACAAATTTCATATATGATGACGTCTATGTCTTCAATGCATCTGGACATGTGCA CATAACACTGGAAAATTTACATGTCGATGGAGCATTATGTGCCGCAGTATTACTTCGAGATGGCAAGGCCTCTCCGAGTTACTCAATAGCCGGTTTAAACGTGATGAATAGCGCAGATAATGTACAG ACCGACGAGGACGTATCCCATCTGCCCGCCTCCATAATAGACGAAATTAAAGATGTCCTTTTTGTATCTGTGGCAGAAGCAGCAATCGAAGATATGGACCATATTTTAGACTATTTCAGCCAAGCACAAGTTCTAAAGTTTCTTGACAATGACGTCACACCGTTAGAGTCATAG
- the LOC115445144 gene encoding uncharacterized protein LOC115445144 has protein sequence MKLICTILYTALSFASGLADDIGPVSSNVLIGTLNPHTETLTPEDITATNNVIGLLEYIRRLMPVGINKFIPPTDPYKADSLPDAVFNNTSKMEGTVQLSNLVADGANDFVIEELAVRLNSSSVDYHIFVQEVVAEIDFEAHHFRYGPIVLDTSGHLKITLEGFSMKGVICFAPIVGVDPSYLQVLGLEVDSHVAVVKVNVDTSTVPPEVLKEIEDAVALSLANSAVEQLNSVFKKITLKQINQFLLG, from the exons ATGAAGCTCATCTGCACGATTCTTTATACTGCTCTTTCTTTTGCATCAG GTTTAGCAGATGATATTGGACCAGTTTCTAGCAACGTATTAATAGGCACACTCAATCCACACACTGAAACTTTAACCCCTGAAGACATAACGGCAACTAACAACGTAATCGGTTTACTAGAGTATATCCGCCGATTAATGCCAGTTGGTATAAACAAGTTTATACCTCCAACAGACCCTTACAAGGCCGATTCATTGCCTGACGCAGTGTTCAATAATACATCCAAAATGGA aGGCACCGTGCAGCTCTCAAATCTCGTGGCAGATGGAGCCAACGATTTTGTCATAGAGGAATTAGCAGTGCGACTTAACAGCAGTAGCGTCGACTACCACATTTTTGTACAGGAGGTTGTTGCTGAGA TTGATTTTGAAGCTCATCATTTCCGGTATGGTCCCATCGTGTTAGATACTTCTGGACATTTAAA GATAACATTAGAAGGTTTTAGTATGAAAGGAGTAATTTGCTTTGCTCCAATAGTCGGCGTCGATCCAAGTTATTTACAAGTGCTTGGTTTGGAAGTGGACAGTCACGTAGCTGTAGTCAAG GTCAATGTAGACACGTCAACAGTACCACCGGAAGTTTTAAAAGAAATCGAAGATGCTGTAGCATTATCCCTCGCGAATTCTGCTGTGGAACAACTTAattctgtatttaaaaaaatcacgctAAAACAAATTAACCAATTCCTTTTAGGATAA
- the LOC115445117 gene encoding cyclin-C: protein MAGNFWQSSHHQQWILDKQDLIRDRQHDLNFLTEEEYQKIFNFFASIIQVLGEQLKLRQQVIATATVYFKRFYARNSLKCIDPLLLAPTCVFLASKVEEFGVISNSRLITTCQTVIKNKFSYAYGQQEFPYRTNHILECEFYLLENLDCCLIVYQPYRPLLLFVQDIGQDDQLLTYAWRIVNDSLRTDVSLLYPPYQIAIGALHIACVMLGKENLKPWFAELNVDMDKIQEIVRAIINLYEMWKSYDEKKEIQALLTKMPKPKPAPQR, encoded by the exons atggcTGGTAATTTTTGGCAAAGTTCGCATCATCAGCAATGGATATTAGACAAACAGGATCTTATACGAGATCGCCAAcacgatttaaattttttgactGAAGAAGAatatcagaaaatattcaaCTTCTTTGCGAGTATTATACAAGTCTTAGGCGAACAGCTCAAACTACGTCAACAAGTGATCGCAACTGCCACTGTGTACTTTAAGAGATTTTACGCGagaaattcattaaaatgtatagaTCCCTTGCTGTTAGCGCCTACATGTGTGTTTTTAGCGTCGAAAGTAGAAGAGTTTGGTGTGATATCCAATTCCAGACTGATCACAACATGCCAAACTGTAATAAAGAACAAATTTAGCTATGCATACGGCCAACAGGAATTTCCGTATAGGACGAACCATATACTAGAATGCGAATTCTATTTATTGGAGAATCTTGATTGCTGTTTGATAGTGTATCAGCCTTATAGGCCACTACTCCTGTTTGTGCAAGATATTGGTCAAGACGATCAACTCCTCACATATGCTTGGAGAATTGTGAATGATTCACTAAGGACTGATGTTAGCTTGTTATACCCACCATATCAG atagcAATAGGTGCTTTACACATAGCATGTGTAATGCTTGGTAAAGAGAATCTGAAACCATGGTTTGCAGAGCTCAATGTTGACATGGACAAG attcaaGAAATTGTTAGagcaataataaatttgtatgaaatgtGGAAAAGTTATGATGAGAAGAAAGAAATACAAGCACTTTTGACGAAAATGCCTAAACCAAAACCTGCACCTCAAAGAtaa
- the LOC115445110 gene encoding uncharacterized protein LOC115445110 has translation MKLLWFAFVVLCAQARADLDANQQGESDVNFHLGSSVLNFNLVAPEHEVTAEDEQLIQELSTREQRSFIADLIKNTLESFRPIVINGNDDIPPLDPFQIDTIGPLYYMVTGVRATAQVNDFRVEGLRWYIVDRVTFNAFRLTLGVHVTIPWITVTGSYNTHAAVLLINHRASGNFRVFINRIDVGVDMRLGTNLIGGHLKLRELDIKIDIHDTFIQITGMTGSSLLNNFISSTVNSLTQDVIQNEMANVSAMLSEELFDSINEILKDYTLADILG, from the exons ATGAAACTTTTATGGTTTGCTTTTGTTGTGTTGTGCGCACAAGCACGCGCCGACCTCGATGCCAATCAACAAGGTG agtCAGATGTAAACTTCCATCTTGGAAGCAGTGTTCTGAATTTCAATTTGGTGGCACCCGAGCACGAGGTAACTGCGGAGGATGAACAACTCATTCAAGAGCTGTCAACTCGTGAACAACGTAGTTTCATCGCCGATCTCATAAAGAACACCCTGGAGAGCTTCAGACCCATCGTCATCAATGGTAATGACGACATCCCTCCCCTCGACCCCTTCCAAATAGACACCATTGGGCCCTTGTACTACATGGTCACTGG GGTGCGCGCGACAGCACAAGTAAACGACTTCCGTGTCGAAGGCCTTCGTTGGTACATCGTGGACCGCGTCACCTTTAATGCATTCAGGCTTACATTGGGAGTTCATGTTACCATTCCATGGATCACCGTTACcg GTTCGTACAACACTCACGCTGCGGTGTTGCTCATTAACCACAGAGCTAGCGGCAACTTCAG AGTTTTCATAAACCGCATTGATGTGGGCGTTGACATGCGCTTGGGAACAAACCTTATTGGAGGACATTTGAAGCTTCGGGAGTTGGACATTAAGATTGACATCCATGACACATTT ATCCAAATCACTGGTATGACCGGATCTTCTCTTCTCAACAATTTCATCAGTTCCACTGTGAATTCTCTTACCCAAGATGTTATTCAGAACGAGATGGCAAATGTTAGCGCCATGTTGAGCGAGGAGCTATTCGATAGCATCAATGAAATTCTTAAAGACTACACCCTCGCTGATATTTTGggttaa